The following are from one region of the Paraglaciecola sp. L1A13 genome:
- a CDS encoding dihydrolipoyllysine-residue acetyltransferase has protein sequence MKDFILPDIGEGIVECELLAWLVSEGDIIVEDQPVAEVMTDKATVQIPAMYSGKVQKLYYQTGEIAQVHKPLFAMDIDTKGDDIRAADTLELGSNEVLAAQTDSAKKNSPVLSEHPNKTHVHSRHIETFILPDIGEGIVECELVKWLVSEGDEIVEDQPVVEVMTDKALVEIPAKYSGTVVSLCYQQGEIAKVHSALFTMQVTEDIRENGVIKSNVSSPISPANKEQKGQTDNQDTRAVTHSGLNSNHKVLASPAVRRVAREQNIELSQVHGSGEKGRILKCDLVQKPVDDAKACTTSEVTSRTNPGQTRVERISGIKAAMAKQMVNSVSTIPHFTVSEEIQMDALMALRAQLKDDFTAQGVKLSFMPFFIKAMSMALKAFPVINSQVNKDCTELTYFHDHNIGMAVDGKFGLLVPNIKGVQDMSLLEIAIRASELIEQARQGRLKTSDLTGGTISISNIGVLGGTVATPVINHPEAAIVALGKIQRLPRFDENDQVRPVNIMHVSWSGDHRIIDGATMVRFNNLWKSYIEQPMTMLSTMR, from the coding sequence ATGAAAGATTTTATTTTGCCAGATATTGGTGAAGGAATAGTGGAATGTGAACTATTAGCATGGCTAGTATCGGAAGGGGATATCATCGTCGAAGACCAGCCTGTCGCTGAGGTAATGACGGATAAAGCCACGGTTCAAATTCCTGCAATGTACAGTGGTAAAGTGCAAAAACTTTATTACCAAACAGGAGAAATAGCACAGGTGCACAAGCCTCTGTTTGCTATGGACATTGACACGAAAGGGGATGATATTCGCGCGGCAGATACCCTAGAGCTTGGTTCAAATGAGGTGCTTGCGGCACAGACAGATTCTGCTAAAAAAAATAGTCCGGTTTTAAGTGAACATCCAAACAAGACGCACGTTCATAGTAGACATATTGAGACGTTTATCTTGCCCGACATTGGTGAGGGAATTGTTGAGTGTGAATTGGTTAAATGGTTAGTTAGTGAAGGGGATGAAATAGTCGAAGATCAGCCAGTGGTTGAGGTAATGACAGATAAAGCGCTGGTAGAAATTCCAGCGAAATACAGCGGCACAGTAGTGAGTCTGTGTTATCAGCAAGGTGAAATTGCCAAAGTACATTCTGCTCTTTTCACCATGCAAGTCACAGAAGATATTCGCGAAAATGGCGTGATTAAAAGCAATGTAAGTTCGCCAATCTCTCCCGCCAACAAAGAGCAAAAAGGCCAGACGGACAACCAAGATACCAGAGCGGTTACTCATAGTGGTCTTAACTCCAATCATAAAGTGTTAGCCAGTCCAGCGGTACGTCGTGTCGCCAGAGAGCAAAATATTGAGTTGTCACAAGTTCATGGCTCGGGTGAGAAAGGCCGAATATTAAAATGTGACCTAGTGCAAAAGCCAGTGGATGATGCAAAAGCCTGCACCACGTCTGAAGTGACAAGTCGCACAAATCCAGGACAAACGAGAGTTGAACGCATAAGTGGTATTAAAGCGGCAATGGCTAAGCAAATGGTCAACAGTGTTTCGACTATTCCACATTTTACTGTGAGTGAAGAGATACAGATGGATGCGTTGATGGCTTTGCGTGCGCAATTGAAAGATGATTTTACCGCACAAGGGGTTAAATTAAGCTTTATGCCATTCTTTATTAAAGCGATGTCTATGGCGCTTAAAGCTTTCCCCGTCATTAATAGTCAAGTAAATAAAGATTGCACCGAATTGACCTATTTTCACGATCATAATATTGGTATGGCAGTGGATGGTAAATTCGGCTTATTGGTACCAAACATCAAAGGGGTGCAAGACATGTCCCTACTTGAAATAGCCATTCGGGCAAGTGAATTGATTGAACAAGCTAGACAAGGGCGGCTGAAAACAAGTGATTTAACCGGTGGTACCATCAGCATATCGAATATCGGTGTGTTAGGTGGAACAGTTGCCACACCTGTTATTAATCATCCCGAGGCCGCGATTGTTGCGTTAGGGAAAATTCAACGTTTACCTCGCTTTGATGAAAACGATCAGGTGCGTCCGGTCAATATAATGCATGTGAGTTGGTCTGGTGATCACCGGATAATCGATGGAGCTACTATGGTGAGGTTTAATAATCTTTGGAAGTCTTATATTGAACAACCAATGACAATGCTGAGCACTATGCGTTAG
- a CDS encoding alpha-ketoacid dehydrogenase subunit beta encodes MIKMNMLQAINSALITAMDDDEKVMVFGEDVGHFGGVFRATSNLQQKFGKARCFNTPLTEQGIIGFANGLASQGSVPVAEIQFGDYIFPAFDQIINETAKFRYRSGGQFTCGTLTIRTPYGGGIAGGLYHSQSPEAFFAHIPGMKVVIPRNPYQAKGLLLASIRDDNPVLFMEPKRLYRASVGEVPEEDYELPLGKADVVKEGEHITLLAWGAQVEVIEKAAEMAEKDGISCEIIDLRSILPWDAQTVSESVKKTGRLLINHEAPQTGGFASEISATVQERCFLYLESPITRVCGLDTPYPLAHEKEYMPDHLKTYEAIKRCVNF; translated from the coding sequence ATGATTAAAATGAATATGCTACAAGCGATCAATAGCGCGCTTATTACCGCCATGGACGATGATGAAAAAGTCATGGTATTTGGCGAAGATGTAGGTCATTTCGGTGGCGTATTTAGAGCAACTAGCAATTTACAGCAAAAGTTTGGTAAAGCGCGCTGCTTCAATACGCCGTTAACCGAACAAGGTATTATTGGTTTTGCAAATGGTCTTGCTTCTCAGGGCTCAGTACCTGTTGCTGAAATACAGTTTGGTGATTATATTTTTCCTGCTTTTGATCAAATCATTAACGAGACGGCTAAGTTTCGCTATCGCTCAGGCGGACAGTTTACTTGCGGCACATTAACCATACGCACGCCATATGGTGGCGGTATTGCTGGTGGCTTGTACCACTCGCAATCCCCTGAAGCATTTTTTGCTCACATACCTGGGATGAAAGTGGTGATCCCTCGTAATCCTTATCAAGCGAAGGGATTATTGTTGGCATCCATTAGAGACGACAACCCTGTGTTGTTTATGGAGCCAAAACGTTTGTATCGAGCATCAGTAGGCGAAGTGCCAGAAGAGGACTATGAGTTGCCACTAGGCAAGGCAGATGTCGTCAAAGAAGGCGAGCATATTACCTTACTTGCTTGGGGGGCTCAGGTTGAAGTGATTGAAAAAGCGGCTGAAATGGCCGAGAAAGACGGCATATCATGTGAAATTATCGACTTACGAAGTATTTTGCCATGGGATGCACAGACTGTAAGCGAATCCGTTAAGAAAACTGGTCGACTGCTTATTAATCATGAAGCCCCTCAAACAGGCGGCTTTGCCAGCGAGATTTCTGCCACCGTCCAAGAGCGATGCTTCTTGTATCTGGAGTCACCTATAACACGTGTTTGCGGCTTAGATACGCCCTATCCTTTGGCCCATGAAAAAGAATACATGCCAGATCATCTGAAAACGTATGAAGCGATTAAACGCTGCGTGAATTTTTAA
- a CDS encoding thiamine pyrophosphate-dependent dehydrogenase E1 component subunit alpha — MKDRNHLFDVGISHTVNIIDKGTVDIPMLQILQPDGSAHSDADMPDISQDTAHKIFQTMHYIRVLDERMVGAQRQGRISFYLACSGEEASTVGSAAALSDNDMIMSQYREQGALAYRGYRTEQFMNQMFSNKLDPNKGRQMPIHYGDKALNFMTISSPLATQIPQAAGYAYGQKMAGNQAITICYFGEGAASEGDFHAGLNMAAVLSCPVIFFCRNNGYAISTPSSEQFCGDGIASRGLGYGIKTIRVDGNDVLAVYLATKKAREIALAENCPVLIEAMTYRLAAHSTSDDPSGYRSKEEEQKWREKDPVQRFENWMKSKGWINEEQHKQFIEQTRQEVLAQMKKAEQVDICAIDDLVNDVYDTPPWHLQEQLSQLKKHISLYPEAYPKTAGRIRHD; from the coding sequence CAGTAGATATTCCTATGTTACAAATTTTACAGCCCGATGGCAGCGCGCATAGCGATGCAGATATGCCCGATATAAGTCAGGATACGGCCCATAAGATATTTCAAACCATGCATTATATACGCGTGCTTGATGAGCGGATGGTCGGAGCTCAGCGTCAAGGGCGTATCAGCTTCTACCTTGCTTGTAGTGGCGAAGAAGCATCGACGGTGGGCAGTGCTGCGGCGCTTAGTGATAACGATATGATTATGTCTCAATACCGAGAGCAGGGAGCGTTAGCATATCGAGGTTACCGTACCGAGCAATTTATGAATCAAATGTTCAGTAACAAGCTCGATCCTAATAAAGGTCGGCAAATGCCTATTCATTACGGGGATAAGGCGTTGAACTTCATGACTATCTCATCGCCTCTGGCGACGCAAATTCCTCAAGCTGCCGGTTATGCTTACGGACAGAAAATGGCAGGTAATCAGGCAATAACGATTTGCTACTTCGGTGAAGGCGCTGCATCAGAAGGGGATTTTCACGCAGGGCTCAACATGGCTGCTGTACTCAGTTGTCCCGTTATCTTCTTTTGTCGTAACAATGGATATGCCATATCGACTCCTTCAAGTGAGCAGTTCTGCGGCGATGGGATTGCCTCTCGCGGACTGGGATACGGCATCAAAACAATTCGCGTTGACGGCAACGATGTATTAGCGGTTTATCTTGCAACCAAAAAAGCGCGAGAAATTGCCCTAGCGGAAAATTGCCCTGTGTTAATCGAAGCGATGACTTATCGCCTTGCCGCTCATTCAACATCTGATGACCCATCGGGTTATCGCTCAAAAGAGGAAGAGCAAAAATGGCGGGAGAAAGATCCCGTGCAACGTTTCGAAAATTGGATGAAAAGTAAGGGCTGGATCAACGAGGAGCAACATAAGCAATTTATCGAACAAACCCGCCAAGAGGTTTTAGCCCAGATGAAAAAAGCCGAACAAGTCGATATTTGTGCGATTGATGATTTGGTTAACGATGTTTACGACACGCCACCTTGGCATTTACAGGAACAACTAAGTCAATTGAAAAAGCATATTAGCTTGTACCCAGAAGCATACCCGAAGACTGCTGGGAGAATTCGCCATGATTAA